From one Cardiobacteriaceae bacterium TAE3-ERU3 genomic stretch:
- a CDS encoding S24/S26 family peptidase, with amino-acid sequence MSPDFLPGDFVIAYRHPWQHLNIGDDVVINHAIYGITIKRICAIQEQGYSLTGLHPDSVTPREIGIQPKEAILGKVLYHVRQPRQS; translated from the coding sequence ATGTCCCCTGATTTTTTGCCCGGAGACTTCGTTATTGCATATCGACATCCGTGGCAACACTTGAACATTGGCGACGATGTCGTCATTAACCATGCCATATACGGCATCACCATCAAGCGCATCTGCGCCATTCAAGAACAAGGCTACAGCCTCACCGGCCTGCACCCCGATAGCGTCACGCCGCGCGAAATCGGCATCCAACCCAAAGAAGCCATTCTTGGCAAAGTGCTTTATCACGTCCGCCAGCCACGACAAAGCTGA
- the nth gene encoding endonuclease III, with amino-acid sequence MTKAEKVQFIIDKLEEIYPDMPIPLDHKDPYTLLIAVLLSAQSTDVRVNQITPLLFAKADNPYDMIKLSVEEIREIIKPVGLSPMKAKGIHGLSHILIDEHDGEVPADFAALEALPAVGHKTASVVMSQAFGIPAFPVDTHIHRLLYRWGLSSGKSVVQTERDAKRLFPKDKWNKLHLQLIWYGREYCPARGWKIEKDVISQQVARKSVLKELESSKTKSRKV; translated from the coding sequence ATGACCAAAGCCGAAAAAGTCCAGTTCATCATCGATAAGCTGGAAGAAATCTACCCGGATATGCCTATTCCGCTTGATCACAAAGATCCATATACTTTGTTAATTGCTGTGCTGCTCTCGGCGCAAAGTACTGATGTCCGCGTTAATCAGATTACCCCACTGCTGTTCGCCAAAGCCGATAATCCGTATGACATGATCAAGCTTTCTGTCGAAGAAATTCGCGAAATCATCAAGCCCGTAGGCCTATCACCGATGAAAGCCAAAGGCATTCACGGGCTTTCACATATTTTGATAGACGAACATGATGGTGAAGTCCCAGCTGATTTTGCCGCACTCGAAGCACTACCCGCGGTTGGGCATAAAACTGCCAGCGTGGTCATGAGCCAAGCATTTGGTATTCCGGCTTTCCCAGTCGATACCCATATTCACCGCTTGCTGTATCGCTGGGGATTGTCATCAGGTAAAAGCGTGGTGCAGACCGAACGCGATGCAAAGCGCCTGTTCCCGAAAGACAAATGGAACAAGCTACACCTGCAGCTGATCTGGTACGGCCGTGAATACTGCCCGGCACGTGGCTGGAAGATCGAAAAGGACGTCATCTCGCAACAAGTCGCACGCAAAAGTGTACTTAAAGAGCTGGAAAGCAGCAAAACCAAAAGTCGCAAAGTATAA
- the cysS gene encoding cysteine--tRNA ligase: MSALQFYNSLTRTKETFTPLQDGKIGMYVCGMTVYDYCHIGHARVMVVFDTIARHLRSEGYELTFIRNITDIDDKIIKRALENNETIGELTERFIVAMHEDEAALGCQSPDAEPRATQYVDGMVALIERLIAKGHAYAADNGDVYYSVRSFDGYGKLSNRNLDDLRAGERIEVNSDKRDPLDFVLWKSAKPDEPSWPSPWGNGRPGWHIECSVMSSDALGERFDIHGGGMDLKFPHHECEIAQSEADCGHETVNYWIHNGFVQIDNEKMSKSLGNFFTVRDVLEQFDGEVIRYFMLGSHYRGPLNYSDAGLNEAKRALTRLYTALLNHPVDNFVDKISAPHQAEFVAAMNDDFNTPKALSVLFDLARALNKADGEEAKMLAATLYQLGGRLGLLQRDPAEMLKGEQREGGMDAAQIEALIDERAEAKKNKDFARADAIRDQLNAAGVVIKDGVDGTTWQYQ, encoded by the coding sequence ATGAGCGCATTGCAGTTTTATAACAGTCTGACCCGAACAAAAGAAACCTTCACCCCGCTACAAGACGGCAAAATCGGGATGTATGTTTGCGGAATGACCGTATATGACTACTGCCATATTGGTCATGCACGGGTGATGGTCGTTTTCGATACCATTGCGCGTCATTTGCGTAGTGAGGGCTACGAACTGACTTTTATCCGCAATATTACCGATATTGACGACAAGATCATCAAGCGCGCATTGGAAAACAATGAAACCATCGGCGAACTCACTGAGCGCTTTATCGTTGCGATGCACGAAGATGAAGCTGCACTGGGCTGCCAATCCCCTGACGCTGAGCCGCGTGCGACGCAATACGTTGACGGCATGGTCGCGCTGATTGAGCGCTTGATCGCAAAAGGCCATGCCTATGCAGCTGACAATGGAGACGTCTATTACAGCGTGCGCAGTTTCGACGGCTACGGCAAACTGTCCAATCGCAATCTCGATGATTTACGCGCCGGCGAACGCATCGAAGTGAATAGCGACAAGCGCGATCCGCTGGACTTCGTCCTGTGGAAAAGTGCTAAGCCTGATGAACCAAGTTGGCCATCACCTTGGGGCAATGGACGCCCAGGCTGGCATATCGAATGTTCGGTGATGAGTTCTGATGCTTTGGGCGAGCGTTTTGATATTCACGGTGGCGGCATGGATCTCAAATTTCCGCATCATGAATGCGAAATTGCACAAAGCGAAGCCGACTGCGGCCATGAAACCGTTAACTATTGGATTCATAACGGATTTGTGCAGATTGATAATGAGAAAATGTCCAAGTCGTTGGGTAACTTCTTTACCGTACGTGACGTACTTGAGCAATTTGATGGGGAGGTTATTCGCTACTTCATGCTAGGTAGTCATTACCGCGGGCCACTCAATTACAGCGATGCAGGGCTGAATGAGGCCAAGCGTGCATTGACTCGCCTGTATACAGCGCTACTCAATCACCCTGTGGATAACTTTGTGGATAAGATTTCAGCGCCTCATCAAGCTGAATTTGTCGCAGCAATGAATGATGACTTCAATACGCCCAAGGCTTTATCGGTTTTATTCGATCTCGCACGCGCTTTGAACAAGGCTGATGGCGAGGAAGCAAAGATGCTAGCCGCGACTTTATATCAGCTTGGTGGTCGTTTGGGATTGTTACAGCGTGATCCGGCCGAAATGCTTAAAGGTGAGCAGCGTGAAGGCGGTATGGATGCTGCACAAATCGAAGCCCTGATTGATGAACGTGCTGAAGCGAAGAAGAATAAGGACTTTGCCCGCGCTGATGCGATCCGCGACCAGCTTAATGCGGCTGGTGTGGTGATTAAAGACGGCGTTGATGGTACAACTTGGCAATATCAATAA
- the mscL gene encoding large conductance mechanosensitive channel protein MscL — translation MLQGFKKFIARGNAIDLAVGVVMGAAFGAVVTGLVDSFINPLIAASVGEPNFDDIGFTLNGVLFPVGQIITALVKFLLVSIAIYLFVVIPMNKLSERMKKEEDKAPAQPSEEILLLREIRDQLKNQNRTL, via the coding sequence ATGCTTCAAGGGTTTAAAAAATTCATTGCACGTGGCAACGCGATTGACCTCGCGGTTGGTGTGGTCATGGGTGCTGCTTTTGGCGCTGTTGTTACTGGACTGGTTGATAGCTTCATCAATCCACTGATTGCGGCATCTGTCGGTGAGCCAAACTTCGACGATATTGGCTTTACGCTGAACGGTGTACTGTTCCCAGTTGGACAGATCATCACTGCATTGGTCAAGTTCCTCCTCGTTTCTATTGCGATTTATCTGTTTGTCGTGATCCCGATGAACAAGCTCAGTGAGCGCATGAAGAAAGAAGAAGATAAGGCACCAGCACAGCCATCAGAAGAAATTTTGTTGCTGCGTGAAATTCGCGATCAATTGAAAAATCAGAATCGCACACTCTAA
- a CDS encoding IclR family transcriptional regulator has translation MNAIKVPAIQRAERVIDYVAGCVEPPNAGEIGAALGMAKSSLHALLQTLTELGWLTRNSANRYRLGHKLLAWAQAVPLQRDIVVCFNEVMENVQALEQYTLTLTMLKGDEVVYLACRESFAPLGFTFRLGMSLPAIYTATGKAMLATFDSATLEVFLQQHPWPAPLTIHAVADQAALHKELDMVRTAGYSLDNGQVRAGMFCVGVAVSTAGAGSNYGIAVSMLEHEASKDELQRCGEALQHIAAQLNSSLMGN, from the coding sequence ATGAATGCCATAAAAGTACCTGCAATTCAACGTGCTGAACGTGTGATTGACTATGTTGCGGGCTGTGTGGAGCCTCCAAATGCAGGTGAAATTGGTGCTGCATTGGGCATGGCAAAAAGCAGCTTGCATGCATTGCTGCAGACGCTTACCGAGCTTGGCTGGCTGACGCGGAACTCGGCAAATCGCTATCGTTTGGGTCATAAATTACTTGCATGGGCGCAAGCTGTGCCGCTACAACGCGATATTGTCGTTTGCTTCAATGAAGTCATGGAAAACGTGCAGGCGCTGGAACAATACACGTTAACGCTGACCATGCTCAAAGGTGATGAAGTCGTCTATCTTGCTTGCCGGGAGAGCTTTGCGCCATTGGGGTTTACATTTCGCCTAGGTATGAGCTTACCAGCCATCTATACGGCAACCGGTAAGGCAATGCTTGCCACTTTCGATAGTGCCACTCTCGAAGTATTTTTACAGCAGCATCCATGGCCTGCACCGCTGACAATACACGCTGTTGCTGATCAAGCCGCGCTGCACAAAGAACTCGATATGGTACGCACAGCTGGCTACTCACTTGATAATGGGCAAGTTCGTGCCGGTATGTTTTGTGTTGGCGTTGCAGTGTCTACAGCAGGTGCTGGAAGTAACTATGGCATTGCGGTGAGTATGCTGGAGCATGAAGCAAGCAAGGACGAGTTGCAGCGCTGTGGTGAGGCATTGCAGCATATTGCGGCGCAACTCAATAGTTCGTTAATGGGCAATTAA
- the sodN gene encoding superoxide dismutase, Ni: MLFNLLNKIDQRIGITEASAHCDVPCGIYDPMPAQIAALSVLRFLHQATELKGDSLDDRAKLVRVVQMKEEHAEKVKHEIRIIWGDYIKGDILENNPEFTDLTHNIMLAGSACKQNMAVENGEKLVDLVNKFAEKFWATKKVGTYRAICPYEPKVETVYPKLD, from the coding sequence ATGTTATTCAACCTACTAAATAAGATCGACCAGCGCATCGGCATCACAGAAGCCAGCGCACACTGCGATGTACCTTGCGGCATTTATGACCCAATGCCGGCACAAATTGCCGCCCTTTCTGTACTGCGCTTCCTGCATCAGGCCACCGAGCTCAAAGGCGACAGCCTTGATGACCGCGCCAAGCTGGTTCGTGTCGTACAGATGAAGGAAGAACATGCCGAGAAGGTCAAGCACGAAATCCGCATCATTTGGGGTGACTATATCAAAGGCGACATCCTTGAAAACAACCCTGAATTTACCGACCTTACCCACAATATCATGCTCGCAGGCTCTGCTTGCAAGCAGAATATGGCCGTAGAAAATGGTGAAAAGCTGGTTGATTTGGTCAACAAATTCGCCGAAAAATTCTGGGCAACCAAGAAAGTCGGCACTTATCGCGCCATTTGCCCTTACGAGCCAAAAGTAGAAACTGTTTATCCAAAGCTTGACTGA
- a CDS encoding peptidyl-prolyl cis-trans isomerase has translation MIRFHTNKGIIDIELDFDNAPVTAKNFQQYAEDGFYNGTIFHRVIPGFVLQGGGMEPGMKEKQTRAPIENEADNGLKNDRGTLSMARTQDPHSASSQFFINLVDNAFLNHSGKNIQGWGYAVFGKVVDGMDVVDSIAKVKTGRFGMHSDVPTEDIVIERTEII, from the coding sequence ATGATCCGTTTCCACACCAATAAAGGCATCATCGACATCGAGCTGGATTTCGACAATGCACCTGTCACAGCCAAAAACTTCCAGCAGTACGCTGAAGACGGCTTTTACAACGGCACCATTTTCCACCGCGTTATTCCGGGCTTCGTCCTGCAAGGTGGCGGCATGGAACCAGGCATGAAAGAAAAGCAAACTCGCGCGCCAATTGAAAATGAAGCTGACAACGGGCTTAAAAATGATCGCGGTACATTGTCCATGGCACGCACTCAGGACCCACATTCAGCCAGCTCACAGTTCTTCATCAACCTCGTGGATAATGCTTTCTTGAACCACAGTGGCAAGAATATCCAAGGCTGGGGCTACGCCGTTTTTGGTAAAGTCGTTGACGGTATGGACGTTGTCGACAGCATCGCCAAAGTCAAAACTGGCCGTTTTGGTATGCACAGCGACGTCCCAACTGAAGACATCGTTATCGAGCGTACTGAGATCATCTAA
- the ushA gene encoding bifunctional UDP-sugar hydrolase/5'-nucleotidase UshA has translation MVLQSGALLAFLLGTGCATSPQWQADETYKLTVLHTNDHHGRFWHNEHGEYGMAARKTLIDRIRKEVAAQGGEVLLFSGGDINTGVPESDLQDAEPDFKGMNRIGYDAMAIGNHEFDNALSVLAKQIDWAGFPVLSANIYDRETGKRMFEPYHVFNKHGIKIAVVGLTTEDTQKIGNPEYISGVEFRNPVEEMKKVLVELDDKVKPDLIFAVTHMGHYQDGQHGVNAPGDVTLARALPPGKLDMIVGGHSQEPVCMEPGDNHRYDANFKPGADCKPDQQNGTWIVQAHEWGKYVGRADYTFKDGELTLVEYRLIPVNLKKKVEVNGEKQRVFIEEEIPADEEMLAFLTPYQEKGQAELNTVIGKTNGKLEGDRDQVRFKQTNLAHLIAKAQMERVKADFGVMNSGGVRDSIEAGDVTYKDVLKVQPFGNTVGYVDMRGDEVRDYLNEVALMPTDTGAYAQFANIAMTVGKNGVSNVRIGGKPLQDGETYRFSVPSFNAVGGDGYPDLSQHAGYVNSGFVDAEVLKDYIESHSPLDVNQYAPKGEIVYQ, from the coding sequence ATGGTTTTACAAAGTGGCGCATTATTGGCTTTTTTGCTCGGCACAGGCTGTGCGACATCGCCGCAGTGGCAAGCTGATGAGACGTATAAACTGACGGTGTTACATACAAACGATCACCACGGCCGCTTTTGGCACAATGAGCATGGTGAATATGGGATGGCTGCGCGTAAGACACTGATTGACCGTATCCGTAAGGAAGTTGCCGCGCAAGGCGGGGAAGTTTTGCTGTTCTCTGGTGGTGACATCAATACCGGCGTACCAGAGTCTGATTTACAAGATGCTGAGCCTGATTTCAAAGGCATGAATCGCATTGGTTACGATGCGATGGCGATTGGGAACCATGAATTTGATAATGCTTTATCGGTGCTGGCCAAGCAAATTGATTGGGCCGGTTTCCCTGTACTTTCAGCCAACATTTATGACCGCGAGACCGGTAAGCGCATGTTTGAGCCGTATCATGTGTTCAACAAGCACGGCATCAAGATTGCGGTGGTTGGCTTGACCACTGAAGATACGCAGAAAATTGGTAACCCTGAATACATCAGCGGCGTTGAGTTTCGCAATCCTGTCGAAGAAATGAAAAAAGTGCTGGTTGAGCTCGATGACAAGGTCAAGCCAGATTTGATTTTCGCCGTCACCCACATGGGGCATTATCAAGATGGGCAGCATGGTGTGAATGCACCGGGTGACGTGACGTTGGCACGCGCATTGCCGCCGGGCAAACTCGATATGATTGTTGGTGGGCACTCTCAAGAGCCGGTCTGTATGGAGCCGGGTGACAATCACCGCTACGATGCAAACTTCAAGCCAGGTGCTGACTGCAAGCCAGACCAGCAAAATGGGACGTGGATTGTGCAAGCGCATGAATGGGGCAAATACGTTGGGCGTGCGGACTACACCTTTAAAGACGGTGAGCTGACGCTGGTTGAATATCGCCTGATTCCGGTCAATCTCAAGAAGAAAGTTGAGGTAAATGGTGAAAAGCAGCGCGTCTTTATTGAAGAAGAAATTCCTGCTGATGAAGAAATGCTTGCTTTCCTCACTCCGTATCAGGAAAAGGGACAGGCGGAACTGAACACCGTCATTGGCAAGACCAACGGCAAGCTCGAAGGTGATCGTGATCAGGTACGCTTTAAGCAGACTAACCTTGCTCACTTGATTGCTAAAGCGCAAATGGAGCGCGTCAAAGCCGATTTTGGGGTAATGAATTCTGGCGGCGTACGTGACTCAATTGAAGCCGGTGACGTGACTTATAAAGACGTCCTCAAGGTACAGCCGTTCGGTAACACAGTTGGTTATGTGGATATGCGTGGTGATGAAGTACGCGATTACCTCAATGAGGTTGCCTTGATGCCTACTGATACCGGAGCGTATGCCCAGTTTGCCAATATCGCGATGACCGTTGGTAAAAATGGTGTAAGCAACGTACGCATTGGCGGCAAGCCATTACAGGACGGCGAAACTTATCGCTTCAGCGTGCCGAGCTTTAATGCTGTCGGCGGTGATGGCTATCCTGACCTCAGCCAGCATGCGGGCTACGTCAATAGCGGGTTTGTTGATGCTGAAGTACTGAAAGACTACATCGAAAGCCACTCGCCACTGGACGTGAATCAGTATGCACCGAAGGGTGAGATCGTTTATCAATAA
- a CDS encoding NAD-dependent succinate-semialdehyde dehydrogenase: protein MVDLKDKKLFREACYINGKWVESKETIDVFNPFDGKRIGHIPAMSKQDITQAIDAAEKAQKDWAAKTAAERSKVLRRWFELVMEHQDDLAKLMTIEQGKPLKEAQGEIAYAASFMEWFAEEAKRIYGDTIPNKAPNTRITVIKQPVGVCAAITPWNFPSAMITRKAAPALAAGCAMIVKPATQTPFSALALAELAERAGVPAGIFSVITGESAPLGEALCESQKVRKLSFTGSTKVGSILMKQCADTVKRLSMELGGNAPFIVFDDADLDLAVDGLIASKYRNAGQTCICANRIYVQDSVYDEFVSKFKDAVAKLNVGNGLDDGTDIGPLIDDNAVEKVSSLIKDALDKGANCIAGGKADEQSKLTLQATILTDIKDNMDIAHEEIFGPVTAIQRFSSEEEVIKRANDTPFGLASYFYSEGARRSIRVMEGLEYGMVGHNTGLISNEVAPFGGVKQSGFGREGSKYGIDEYISIKYCCSAV from the coding sequence ATGGTTGACCTTAAAGACAAGAAACTGTTTCGCGAAGCTTGCTACATCAACGGCAAATGGGTAGAGAGTAAAGAAACCATCGATGTGTTCAATCCCTTTGATGGCAAGCGTATTGGCCATATCCCAGCAATGAGCAAGCAAGATATTACACAAGCCATCGACGCTGCCGAAAAAGCACAAAAAGACTGGGCAGCGAAAACGGCTGCTGAGCGTAGCAAAGTGCTGCGTCGCTGGTTTGAGTTAGTCATGGAACATCAGGACGACCTCGCCAAGTTAATGACCATAGAGCAAGGCAAACCACTCAAGGAAGCTCAAGGCGAAATCGCCTATGCTGCAAGCTTTATGGAATGGTTTGCCGAAGAAGCCAAGCGTATTTACGGCGATACTATCCCCAACAAAGCGCCGAATACTCGCATCACGGTAATCAAACAACCCGTCGGCGTATGCGCTGCAATTACTCCATGGAACTTCCCTTCCGCGATGATTACCCGTAAAGCTGCCCCAGCACTCGCAGCAGGCTGTGCCATGATCGTCAAACCTGCAACCCAGACTCCGTTCAGCGCTTTGGCACTTGCCGAGCTTGCAGAACGCGCTGGCGTTCCAGCTGGTATTTTCAGCGTCATCACTGGTGAATCTGCACCACTGGGCGAAGCGCTGTGTGAGAGTCAAAAAGTACGCAAGCTGTCCTTCACTGGCTCGACTAAAGTCGGCAGCATTTTAATGAAGCAATGCGCGGATACGGTCAAGCGACTGTCGATGGAACTCGGCGGCAACGCCCCGTTTATCGTCTTTGACGATGCAGATCTTGACCTCGCAGTTGACGGCCTGATTGCGAGCAAATACCGCAACGCAGGGCAAACCTGTATTTGCGCCAACCGTATTTATGTTCAAGATAGCGTGTACGACGAGTTTGTTAGTAAATTTAAAGACGCTGTCGCTAAACTCAACGTTGGTAACGGCCTGGATGACGGCACAGACATCGGTCCACTGATTGACGACAATGCAGTAGAGAAAGTCTCCAGCCTGATCAAAGACGCACTTGATAAAGGCGCAAACTGCATCGCGGGCGGCAAGGCTGATGAACAAAGCAAACTCACCTTGCAAGCAACTATCTTGACGGACATCAAAGACAATATGGATATTGCCCATGAAGAAATCTTTGGTCCGGTTACCGCGATCCAGCGCTTTAGCAGCGAAGAAGAAGTCATCAAGCGCGCCAACGATACTCCATTCGGCCTTGCTTCATATTTTTATAGCGAAGGCGCGCGCCGCTCAATTCGCGTCATGGAAGGATTGGAATACGGCATGGTTGGGCACAATACCGGCTTAATTTCCAATGAAGTCGCACCGTTTGGTGGCGTCAAGCAATCCGGCTTTGGTCGCGAAGGATCAAAATACGGCATTGATGAATACATCAGCATTAAATACTGCTGTAGTGCGGTGTAA
- a CDS encoding ATP-grasp domain-containing protein — translation MSQKTHIGFLGPQPYMKAAIDTMNEHLVVHELNPKTWSDEEMDAMAQTCCDEGISAVAGFAQKDAFHHILINERLGNTVPSRLAFLYCMNKYLMRTLEANPFWFDYVDPMNESDEEIIAKITEWPFMLKNTSLSLGRGIFKIKNEDDLRSVLKSYREDKELQDLIAYQNAEYMKGIPEDKLPPVIPPFIAEHMVDMNTAVEYCYEGYITADGEIVHYALTEEVYFSNHQALGYVTPPISIDADTAAKIEAWVDDYMGRFAELGYVGQFFNLEFWIMPDGTIALTEINPRAAHSYHYNYLYSFGNSLYEDNLKLAATGKRLEEKTPWQKWRDGDDFIYTLIILLTANKTGKVSDILDYDYVRQLEEDEGVLIRHTRQADDVLTENDMTAAGVMLQQMWVTGKTKRDVIAREHEVREKIFRDANVEGRDYPPYWSL, via the coding sequence ATGTCACAAAAAACCCATATTGGTTTCCTTGGTCCGCAGCCCTATATGAAGGCTGCTATTGATACCATGAATGAACACTTGGTCGTACATGAACTGAATCCAAAAACTTGGTCTGATGAAGAAATGGACGCCATGGCACAAACCTGCTGCGATGAAGGTATCAGTGCTGTTGCCGGCTTCGCACAGAAAGATGCATTCCACCATATTCTGATCAATGAACGTTTGGGCAATACTGTGCCATCACGCCTTGCCTTCCTTTATTGCATGAACAAATACCTAATGCGGACGCTGGAAGCCAACCCATTCTGGTTTGACTACGTTGATCCGATGAACGAAAGCGATGAAGAAATTATTGCCAAAATTACCGAATGGCCTTTCATGCTGAAAAACACTTCGTTGTCCCTTGGTCGTGGTATTTTCAAAATCAAAAATGAAGACGACCTGCGTTCAGTACTGAAGAGCTATCGTGAGGACAAAGAACTTCAAGACCTGATTGCCTATCAAAATGCGGAATACATGAAAGGCATTCCTGAAGACAAACTACCTCCAGTGATCCCGCCTTTCATTGCCGAGCATATGGTCGATATGAATACGGCAGTTGAATACTGCTATGAAGGCTACATTACCGCTGATGGCGAAATCGTACATTATGCGCTCACTGAAGAAGTCTATTTCTCGAACCACCAAGCGCTGGGGTATGTCACTCCACCAATCAGCATTGATGCAGATACTGCGGCCAAGATTGAAGCATGGGTTGATGACTATATGGGCCGCTTTGCTGAGCTGGGCTACGTCGGGCAGTTCTTCAATCTTGAATTCTGGATCATGCCGGATGGCACTATTGCCTTGACTGAGATTAATCCTCGTGCAGCACATAGCTATCACTACAACTACCTATATTCCTTCGGCAATTCACTGTATGAAGACAACCTCAAGCTCGCAGCAACCGGCAAGCGACTTGAAGAAAAAACGCCGTGGCAAAAATGGCGTGATGGTGATGATTTCATCTATACCCTGATTATTCTGCTCACTGCGAACAAGACTGGTAAAGTCAGTGATATTCTCGACTATGACTACGTCCGTCAGCTTGAGGAAGATGAAGGCGTCCTGATTCGCCACACTCGCCAAGCCGATGATGTGCTGACTGAAAACGACATGACAGCCGCAGGCGTGATGTTGCAGCAAATGTGGGTAACCGGCAAAACCAAGCGCGATGTCATTGCCCGCGAGCATGAAGTCCGTGAAAAAATCTTCCGCGATGCCAACGTAGAAGGCCGCGATTACCCGCCGTACTGGTCACTCTAA
- a CDS encoding peptidyl-prolyl cis-trans isomerase, whose translation MRKILLTALLFAGQAAIASPWVTLHTNQGDIVLELDEDNAPATVNNFVTYVKDGFYDGTVFHRVIPNFMIQGGGFDAALEKKPTRAPIANEAHNGLANDRGTIAMARTSNPHSATAQFFINVKDNSFLNKGASDPYGYAVFGKVIKGMDVADAISTTPTGAKGPFRQDVPQQTVTIESAELSETDPLNPEQDTSEQPTT comes from the coding sequence ATGCGCAAAATATTGCTCACTGCCTTACTCTTCGCAGGTCAAGCAGCCATTGCTTCGCCATGGGTCACCCTGCACACCAATCAAGGCGACATCGTACTCGAGCTCGACGAGGACAACGCACCGGCAACGGTTAATAACTTCGTCACTTACGTCAAAGACGGCTTTTACGATGGCACCGTCTTTCACCGTGTGATCCCCAATTTCATGATCCAGGGCGGTGGATTTGACGCTGCATTAGAGAAAAAGCCAACTCGCGCACCAATTGCCAATGAAGCGCATAATGGCCTCGCTAATGACCGTGGTACGATTGCCATGGCGCGCACCAGCAATCCTCACTCAGCCACCGCGCAATTCTTTATCAACGTCAAGGACAACAGCTTCCTTAATAAAGGCGCGAGTGATCCGTATGGCTATGCGGTATTTGGCAAAGTCATCAAAGGGATGGACGTCGCCGATGCGATCAGCACAACGCCAACCGGTGCAAAAGGCCCATTCCGGCAAGACGTGCCACAGCAAACCGTCACCATTGAGTCAGCGGAGCTGAGCGAGACTGACCCACTCAATCCAGAACAAGATACATCCGAACAACCCACAACTTAA